In Rhizobium sp. WSM4643, the following are encoded in one genomic region:
- a CDS encoding GFA family protein: MATDTSLPLRGACECGACSFEVHTSPKARFRCHCLICQAFNGKPFADVVAIRAKDVTLKGVDNISFKKYRSPPNFDRGLCRTCGNPVVEVMGAGPLKVMFIPTSNFGPETWLPPVRMDIFYHRRVMDMADSLPKYSGYFASEFAVGKLIMGGLQGSS, encoded by the coding sequence ATGGCCACCGACACGTCATTGCCGCTACGCGGCGCATGCGAATGCGGCGCTTGCTCGTTCGAGGTGCATACCTCGCCGAAAGCCAGGTTTCGGTGCCACTGCCTGATCTGCCAGGCGTTCAACGGCAAACCGTTCGCCGATGTTGTCGCTATTCGCGCCAAGGATGTGACACTGAAAGGTGTCGATAATATCTCGTTCAAGAAGTATCGTTCACCGCCGAACTTCGATCGCGGGCTCTGCCGCACTTGCGGCAATCCGGTCGTAGAGGTTATGGGGGCGGGGCCACTCAAGGTGATGTTCATTCCGACCAGCAACTTCGGCCCGGAAACCTGGCTGCCGCCGGTACGGATGGACATCTTCTATCACCGTCGTGTGATGGACATGGCAGACAGTTTACCCAAGTACAGCGGCTATTTCGCGAGCGAGTTCGCGGTCGGGAAACTGATCATGGGTGGTTTGCAGGGCTCCAGCTAA
- the guaA gene encoding glutamine-hydrolyzing GMP synthase, producing MTQTAHPDSVLIVDFGSQVTQLIARRVREAGVYCEIVPFQSAEEGFHRLQPKAVILSGSPASTVDEGSPRAPQIIFDSGLPVFGICYGQQTMCMQLGGKVESGHHREFGRAFLDVDRDCQLFEGLWSSGSRHQVWMSHGDRVTALPDGFEVIATSSNAPYAFIADEKRKYYGVQFHPEVVHTPDGAKLIGNFIHNIAGIKGDWSMSAYRQKAVEQIRAQVGDKRVICALSGGVDSSVAALLIHEAVGDQLTCILVDHGLMRKDEAAGVVAMFREHYNLHLLHVDAADRFIGELEGVSDPETKRKIIGRLFIETFEEEAKKLGGADFLGQGTLYPDVIESVSFTGGPSVTIKSHHNVGGLPERMKMQLVEPLRELFKDEVRALGRELGLPDSFIGRHPFPGPGLAIRCPGGITREKLEILREADAIYLDEIRKAGLYDAIWQAFAVLLPVQTVGVMGDGRTYEFVCALRAVTSVDGMTADFYHYDMEFLGRAATRIINEVRGINRVVYDVTSKPPGTIEWE from the coding sequence ATGACCCAGACAGCACATCCCGACTCCGTTCTCATCGTCGATTTCGGCAGCCAGGTGACCCAGCTCATCGCACGACGCGTGCGCGAGGCCGGCGTCTATTGCGAGATCGTCCCCTTCCAATCGGCCGAAGAAGGCTTCCACCGCCTGCAGCCGAAGGCCGTGATCCTGTCCGGCAGCCCGGCTTCCACGGTGGACGAGGGATCGCCGCGAGCGCCTCAGATCATCTTCGACAGCGGTCTGCCGGTGTTCGGCATCTGCTATGGCCAGCAGACAATGTGCATGCAGCTCGGCGGCAAGGTCGAGAGCGGCCATCACCGCGAATTCGGCCGCGCCTTCCTCGATGTCGACAGGGACTGCCAGCTGTTCGAGGGCCTCTGGTCCTCCGGCTCGCGCCACCAGGTCTGGATGAGCCATGGCGACCGCGTCACCGCGCTGCCGGATGGTTTCGAGGTGATCGCCACCTCTTCCAACGCGCCCTATGCCTTCATCGCCGACGAGAAGCGCAAATATTACGGCGTGCAGTTCCACCCGGAAGTCGTGCATACGCCTGACGGTGCCAAGCTGATCGGCAATTTCATTCACAACATTGCCGGCATCAAGGGCGACTGGTCGATGTCGGCCTACCGCCAGAAGGCCGTCGAGCAGATCCGCGCGCAGGTGGGCGACAAACGCGTCATCTGCGCGCTTTCGGGCGGCGTCGACAGTTCCGTCGCAGCGCTCCTGATCCACGAGGCCGTCGGCGACCAGCTGACCTGCATCCTCGTCGACCACGGGTTGATGCGCAAGGACGAGGCGGCCGGCGTCGTCGCCATGTTCCGCGAGCACTACAATCTGCACCTGCTGCACGTCGATGCCGCCGATCGCTTCATCGGCGAACTCGAAGGCGTCAGCGACCCAGAAACCAAGCGCAAGATCATCGGCAGGCTGTTCATCGAGACCTTCGAGGAAGAGGCCAAGAAGCTCGGCGGCGCCGATTTCCTCGGCCAGGGCACGCTCTATCCCGATGTGATCGAAAGCGTTTCCTTCACCGGCGGCCCGTCGGTGACGATCAAGTCGCACCACAATGTCGGCGGTCTGCCGGAGCGCATGAAGATGCAGCTCGTGGAACCCTTGCGCGAACTCTTCAAGGACGAGGTGCGTGCGCTCGGCCGCGAGCTCGGGCTGCCCGACAGCTTCATCGGCCGCCACCCCTTCCCAGGCCCCGGCCTTGCGATCCGCTGCCCCGGCGGCATCACCCGGGAAAAGCTGGAGATCCTGCGCGAGGCCGATGCGATCTATCTCGACGAAATCCGAAAGGCGGGCCTCTACGACGCCATTTGGCAGGCCTTCGCCGTGCTGCTGCCCGTCCAGACCGTCGGCGTCATGGGCGACGGGCGCACCTACGAATTCGTCTGCGCGCTGCGCGCCGTCACCTCCGTCGACGGCATGACGGCGGACTTCTACCATTACGACATGGAATTCCTCGGCCGCGCCGCGACCCGCATCATCAACGAGGTGCGCGGTATCAACCGCGTGGTCTACGACGTGACGTCGAAGCCGCCGGGCACGATCGAGTGGGAGTAG
- a CDS encoding substrate-binding domain-containing protein: protein MRRVLFYAASAAILSLGVSHAFAQSGGVEKAVGGYNFEEAAKEAPGTKDFHSADGHLTFAIVTHTAGNGFFDPVYVGATVAGNMIGAKILLLGSESPVDDPAREIEILNQIVQDPTIDGIIMTTPQVGAYNDIVKAAEAAGIPIATTNSFDATILHRSAISHTGQDASAAAIGGEALANCVIASGAASGSIVLPSSTAMGNIEVNNRVTAAFNAIVKTLKDAGKLDAFKVDAGPENVGIDTNPNDPVNALVSLFESRGDVVGAFTANNVFTPPLVKAVAQMGKTGKFCAFGFDLGPAQQEGIAAGNLTGSLGQQPFLQGFWPVMQLYLQIDRGISAANLDTRAQLVTKDNVAKVGKRFEN, encoded by the coding sequence ATGAGGCGGGTATTGTTCTACGCGGCATCGGCCGCGATACTGTCGCTCGGTGTCTCGCATGCATTTGCGCAGTCGGGCGGCGTCGAGAAAGCGGTTGGCGGCTATAACTTCGAGGAAGCCGCAAAAGAGGCCCCCGGCACGAAGGATTTCCATTCGGCTGACGGTCATCTGACCTTCGCGATCGTGACGCACACGGCAGGCAATGGCTTCTTCGACCCTGTTTATGTCGGCGCGACCGTCGCCGGCAATATGATCGGTGCCAAGATATTGCTGCTCGGTTCGGAATCGCCGGTGGACGACCCCGCCCGCGAGATCGAGATCTTGAACCAGATCGTTCAGGACCCGACCATCGACGGCATCATCATGACGACGCCGCAGGTCGGCGCCTATAACGACATCGTCAAGGCTGCCGAGGCGGCCGGCATCCCGATCGCGACGACCAACTCGTTCGACGCCACCATCCTGCACCGCAGCGCGATCAGCCACACCGGCCAGGATGCGTCGGCGGCGGCAATCGGCGGCGAGGCGCTCGCAAATTGCGTGATTGCCAGTGGTGCTGCCAGCGGCTCGATCGTGCTGCCGTCCTCCACCGCGATGGGCAATATCGAGGTGAACAACCGTGTCACCGCCGCCTTCAATGCCATCGTCAAGACGCTGAAGGATGCCGGCAAGCTCGATGCCTTCAAGGTTGACGCCGGCCCGGAGAATGTCGGCATCGACACGAACCCGAACGACCCTGTCAATGCACTCGTTTCGCTGTTCGAGTCCCGCGGCGACGTGGTTGGCGCCTTCACGGCCAATAACGTCTTTACGCCGCCGCTGGTCAAGGCGGTTGCCCAGATGGGGAAGACCGGCAAGTTCTGCGCCTTTGGTTTCGATCTCGGCCCGGCACAGCAGGAAGGCATCGCGGCGGGAAATCTGACCGGGTCGCTCGGCCAGCAGCCCTTCCTGCAGGGCTTCTGGCCCGTCATGCAGCTCTATCTCCAGATCGATCGCGGAATTTCGGCTGCCAATCTCGACACGCGCGCCCAGCTTGTGACGAAGGATAACGTTGCCAAGGTCGGCAAGCGCTTCGAGAACTGA
- a CDS encoding ABC transporter permease — MEPATTTSLGRAPPQLVGGWEAGLLMFLALLYFGGAIVNPAFFGSTEALHALLRDTSRVGIIAVGMTFVIANKDLDLSVGSTYGLVAVVFARLFAPSFLDFGVTQSVLLCVLLGTAIGLINGVLVTVLKVPAFIATLTILFIGRGFVLALTHGQAIYYSDKAKDHPLFFHLGGTNILGFNNQIAIFFLIAIIGAYVLAKTRWGYETFATGGNEQAAVYAGIRTRWVRIRAYLLSSLCATLAALLSAAQDKGVTPLYGVSWELTVIASVVIGGASILGGRGRVVGSCMGAAVVVLIDKVLREGWPITRIVVIDGQSIAVGAKFTLPAGAVLVFLGLLLVIAVLIEPVLIRRQVAARLWAWLSGRPPPPAYETGGVAIEGVQTKGAMATDTALSATGLGKFLARRDALAIILTAVLWLTGLALRPDYWWNLPNTFAILLNYTELALITVGLTYVIAAGDIDLSVGAVLALAGSTAAYFLKVLGADPLTAVTMGLLAGTAAGAVNAMVVVGFKLPAFIATLGMFYIARGLAAWFVAGQQLTGWPESYNLLGRKVNDVLLHFGLALPPGIVRTVAEVVSVQTIWMFFIALIAGIMLAYTPFGLKVCAAGGNVRAAAYAGINTNRVRFIALMLSALCATMAGIINVAYFRSFNPVAGQFRELDAIASVIIGGGSIFGGYGTMIGSLAGAAVITLVRALLQLNVQGFSMPQHWINVFIGVILIVAVLIDIWVRQANIFGRLRTRLARGAPTRESSHG, encoded by the coding sequence ATGGAGCCCGCCACGACGACATCGCTCGGCCGTGCGCCACCCCAGCTCGTCGGCGGCTGGGAGGCGGGCCTCCTCATGTTCCTTGCACTGCTTTACTTCGGCGGGGCCATCGTCAACCCGGCCTTCTTCGGATCGACGGAAGCCCTTCACGCGCTGCTGCGCGATACGTCCCGCGTGGGGATCATCGCGGTCGGAATGACGTTCGTCATCGCCAACAAGGATCTCGATCTTTCGGTCGGCTCGACATACGGCCTGGTCGCCGTCGTCTTCGCCAGGCTTTTCGCCCCGAGCTTTCTCGATTTCGGCGTGACCCAGTCGGTGCTCCTCTGCGTGCTGCTGGGCACGGCGATCGGCCTGATCAACGGCGTGCTCGTCACCGTTCTGAAAGTGCCGGCCTTCATCGCCACGCTGACGATCCTCTTCATCGGTCGCGGCTTTGTGCTGGCGCTGACGCACGGCCAGGCAATCTATTACTCCGACAAGGCGAAAGACCATCCGCTGTTCTTCCACCTGGGCGGGACGAATATCCTCGGCTTCAACAACCAGATCGCGATCTTCTTCCTCATCGCCATCATCGGGGCCTACGTGCTTGCCAAGACCCGCTGGGGCTATGAGACTTTCGCCACCGGCGGAAACGAGCAGGCGGCGGTCTATGCCGGCATTCGCACACGCTGGGTGCGCATTCGCGCCTATCTGCTCTCCTCGCTTTGCGCGACCCTTGCAGCCCTCCTGTCGGCCGCACAGGACAAGGGCGTCACCCCTCTCTACGGGGTCAGCTGGGAACTTACGGTCATCGCATCCGTCGTCATCGGCGGAGCATCGATCCTTGGTGGCCGCGGCCGCGTCGTCGGGTCTTGCATGGGTGCTGCGGTCGTCGTCTTGATCGACAAGGTGCTGCGCGAGGGATGGCCGATCACGCGCATCGTCGTGATCGACGGTCAAAGCATCGCCGTCGGCGCCAAGTTCACCCTGCCGGCGGGCGCCGTCTTGGTTTTCCTGGGTCTGCTTCTCGTCATCGCCGTGCTGATCGAGCCCGTCCTTATCCGGCGCCAGGTTGCGGCCCGGCTATGGGCCTGGCTCAGCGGCCGGCCGCCGCCGCCGGCCTACGAGACGGGCGGCGTGGCGATCGAGGGTGTCCAGACCAAGGGGGCGATGGCGACCGACACGGCGCTGTCTGCCACCGGGCTCGGCAAGTTTCTCGCCCGCCGCGACGCGCTGGCCATCATCCTGACCGCCGTGTTGTGGCTGACGGGCCTCGCGCTGAGGCCGGACTACTGGTGGAACCTGCCCAACACCTTTGCCATCCTGCTCAACTATACGGAGCTGGCCCTCATCACCGTCGGGCTCACCTATGTCATCGCGGCCGGCGATATCGATCTCTCCGTCGGCGCGGTGCTTGCCCTTGCCGGCAGCACTGCGGCCTATTTCCTGAAGGTGCTCGGCGCCGACCCGCTCACCGCCGTGACGATGGGCCTGCTTGCGGGGACGGCGGCCGGAGCCGTCAACGCCATGGTCGTCGTCGGCTTCAAACTGCCTGCCTTCATCGCCACGCTCGGCATGTTCTACATTGCCCGGGGGCTCGCCGCCTGGTTCGTCGCGGGACAGCAGCTGACCGGCTGGCCCGAGAGCTATAACCTGCTCGGACGCAAGGTGAACGACGTTCTCCTGCATTTCGGCCTTGCATTGCCGCCGGGGATCGTTCGCACGGTGGCCGAGGTCGTCAGCGTCCAGACGATCTGGATGTTTTTCATCGCCCTGATCGCCGGCATCATGCTGGCCTATACCCCGTTCGGGCTGAAGGTCTGCGCGGCCGGCGGCAACGTGCGCGCCGCCGCTTATGCCGGCATCAACACCAACCGCGTGCGCTTCATCGCACTGATGCTGTCGGCGCTCTGCGCCACCATGGCCGGGATCATCAACGTCGCCTATTTTCGCAGCTTCAACCCGGTCGCCGGCCAGTTTCGCGAGCTCGATGCGATCGCTTCCGTCATCATCGGCGGCGGATCGATCTTCGGCGGTTACGGCACGATGATCGGCTCGCTTGCCGGTGCCGCCGTCATCACGCTCGTCCGGGCACTGCTTCAACTCAACGTCCAGGGGTTCAGCATGCCGCAGCACTGGATCAACGTCTTCATCGGCGTCATCCTCATCGTCGCGGTGCTGATCGACATATGGGTGCGCCAGGCCAATATTTTCGGGCGCCTGCGCACCCGCCTCGCAAGAGGCGCGCCAACACGGGAGAGCAGCCATGGCTGA
- a CDS encoding ATP-binding cassette domain-containing protein: MADATPSAPIVEMRGIEKAFGAVQALRKVDLRLYPGEILGLVGDNSAGKSTLMKILTGAYQRDAGDIIVAGQPVRFKSPHESRDVGIEMIYQDFALCGNMDVGQNIFLGRWPLKGPFVNRRKMYAEADSVLKRLKVDVNSVYQKVESLSGGRQQSVAIARAISFEPRVVILDEPTANLSVMATERLLETMLELKRQGVAQIIISHRLIDIFAVGDRVMVLKRGEYVGDRYIRNTDEHEVLEIIVSGTRENALTADEARSI; this comes from the coding sequence ATGGCTGACGCGACACCATCCGCGCCGATCGTGGAAATGCGGGGCATCGAAAAGGCCTTCGGGGCCGTGCAGGCGCTTCGCAAGGTCGATCTGAGGCTTTATCCCGGCGAGATCCTCGGCCTGGTCGGCGACAACTCCGCCGGCAAATCGACGCTGATGAAGATCCTGACCGGCGCTTATCAGCGCGATGCGGGCGATATCATCGTTGCCGGGCAACCGGTGCGGTTCAAGAGCCCGCATGAGAGCCGCGACGTCGGCATCGAGATGATCTACCAGGATTTCGCGCTCTGCGGCAATATGGATGTCGGCCAGAATATCTTCCTTGGCCGCTGGCCGCTCAAAGGCCCTTTCGTTAACAGGCGGAAGATGTATGCGGAAGCCGACAGCGTGCTGAAACGGCTCAAGGTCGACGTGAACTCCGTCTATCAGAAGGTCGAAAGCCTGTCGGGCGGCCGCCAGCAATCCGTCGCAATCGCCCGCGCAATCTCGTTCGAGCCGCGCGTCGTGATCCTCGACGAGCCGACCGCCAACCTTTCGGTGATGGCGACGGAACGGCTGCTCGAAACCATGCTGGAACTGAAGAGGCAGGGCGTTGCCCAGATCATCATCTCACACCGCCTTATCGACATTTTCGCCGTGGGCGATCGCGTCATGGTCCTCAAGCGCGGCGAATATGTCGGCGATCGCTACATCAGGAATACCGATGAGCATGAAGTGCTGGAGATTATCGTTTCCGGCACGCGAGAGAATGCGCTGACGGCCGATGAGGCAAGATCCATTTGA
- a CDS encoding 5'-methylthioadenosine/S-adenosylhomocysteine nucleosidase (Enables the cleavage of the glycosidic bond in both 5'-methylthioadenosine and S-adenosylhomocysteine), whose amino-acid sequence MKFELKSVAGKSILFVMAAEAEYGPFLRSRIEPLMTGVGPVEAAIALSKTLARLDAADDLPDLVVSLGSAGSAKLEQTEIYQVTSVSYRDMDASPLGFEKGKTPFLDLPATLELPLRIPGIAEASLSTGGNIISGAAYTGVDADMVDMETYAVLRACQGYKLPLIGLRGISDGAVELQHISGWTEYLHIVDRKLSYGVDSLFTALEDGVFWF is encoded by the coding sequence ATGAAGTTCGAACTGAAATCGGTCGCGGGGAAATCCATCCTTTTCGTCATGGCGGCGGAGGCCGAATACGGTCCCTTCCTGCGTTCGCGCATCGAACCTTTGATGACCGGCGTCGGCCCGGTCGAGGCTGCCATCGCGCTGAGCAAGACATTGGCGCGGCTGGATGCAGCCGACGACCTGCCTGATCTCGTCGTGTCCCTCGGCTCGGCCGGCTCGGCGAAACTGGAGCAGACCGAAATCTATCAGGTGACCTCGGTTTCCTACCGCGACATGGACGCCTCGCCGCTCGGCTTCGAAAAGGGCAAGACACCCTTTCTCGACCTGCCGGCAACGCTCGAGCTGCCGCTGCGCATTCCCGGCATTGCCGAAGCAAGCCTTTCCACCGGCGGCAACATCATCTCGGGCGCCGCCTATACGGGCGTCGACGCCGACATGGTCGATATGGAGACCTATGCGGTACTGCGGGCCTGCCAGGGCTACAAGCTGCCGCTGATCGGCCTTCGCGGCATTTCCGACGGCGCCGTCGAACTGCAGCATATTTCGGGCTGGACCGAGTATCTGCACATCGTTGACCGCAAGCTCTCTTACGGGGTCGACAGTCTGTTCACGGCGCTGGAGGACGGGGTTTTCTGGTTCTGA
- a CDS encoding PaaI family thioesterase codes for MSETDRGDFRARIRRNFARQAAMETIGAELTRVEHGVVEIELAFDVKLTQQHGILHAGIISAALDSACGFAAYSVIDPEASILTIEFKVNLMSPGRGDRFLFRGEITKPGSTIIVADGRGYAISDGPAKLIASMTGTMMVIRGREGITG; via the coding sequence ATGAGCGAGACTGACAGGGGCGATTTCCGCGCGCGAATCCGCCGTAATTTTGCGCGGCAGGCGGCGATGGAGACAATCGGCGCGGAGCTGACGCGCGTCGAGCACGGCGTCGTCGAGATCGAGCTTGCCTTCGACGTCAAACTGACACAGCAGCACGGCATCCTGCACGCGGGCATCATTTCCGCAGCGCTCGATTCGGCCTGCGGCTTTGCCGCCTACAGCGTCATCGACCCGGAAGCCTCGATCCTGACGATCGAGTTCAAGGTCAATCTCATGTCGCCGGGGCGTGGCGATCGTTTCCTGTTTCGCGGGGAAATCACCAAACCCGGCTCCACCATCATCGTCGCCGACGGACGAGGCTACGCGATCAGCGACGGGCCGGCGAAACTCATCGCCTCCATGACCGGAACGATGATGGTGATCCGCGGTAGAGAGGGCATTACGGGATGA
- a CDS encoding DUF2252 domain-containing protein — translation MTTISQSVRNFETWLAGELGDDLVKDDLREKHEKMRSGDFVFLRATYWRWCEIILDICPELTGAPEVLAIGDTHLENFGTWRDIEGRLVWGVNDFDDAAVMPYAFDLVRLAASAVLARGDDGPSVRMIGELILSGYRRGLENPLPVILERDHKWLRKALMLPNSGRREFWEKYEMLRPGSKPPPPAYAKALAAALPSGAGPFVPKPRSGGTGSLGRPRFVVYAEWQGGPVLREAKALLPSAWSLRHRPQDVAIHASEIANGRARSADPHYRVSGRILVRRLSPNSCKIEIDRRPEILLSPTMLELMGFEIANCHSDDAAAVAAILKDLAVRGNEWLHEAARAAASSVSAEQKAYSRSG, via the coding sequence ATGACGACGATATCGCAATCGGTCCGGAATTTCGAGACCTGGCTGGCCGGCGAACTCGGCGACGATCTCGTCAAGGACGATCTCAGGGAGAAGCACGAGAAGATGCGAAGCGGCGATTTCGTCTTCCTGCGCGCCACCTATTGGCGCTGGTGCGAGATCATCCTCGATATCTGTCCGGAACTCACAGGCGCGCCCGAGGTGCTGGCGATCGGCGATACGCATCTGGAGAATTTCGGCACCTGGCGCGATATCGAGGGCCGGCTCGTCTGGGGCGTCAATGATTTCGACGACGCGGCGGTGATGCCCTATGCATTTGATCTCGTTCGGCTTGCGGCAAGCGCCGTCTTGGCGCGCGGTGACGACGGTCCCTCGGTTCGCATGATCGGCGAGCTGATCCTCAGCGGCTATCGCAGGGGCCTTGAAAATCCGCTGCCCGTCATCCTCGAGCGCGACCACAAATGGCTGCGCAAGGCGTTGATGCTGCCGAATTCCGGACGCAGGGAATTCTGGGAGAAATACGAAATGTTGCGTCCCGGCAGCAAGCCGCCGCCACCAGCCTACGCCAAGGCGCTCGCCGCCGCGCTGCCGTCCGGGGCGGGGCCCTTCGTGCCAAAGCCGCGCAGCGGCGGCACCGGCAGTCTCGGCCGGCCGCGTTTCGTCGTCTATGCCGAATGGCAGGGCGGGCCGGTGCTGCGTGAGGCAAAGGCGCTGCTGCCGTCGGCCTGGTCGCTTCGCCACAGGCCACAGGACGTGGCGATCCACGCAAGCGAGATCGCCAATGGGCGGGCGCGCTCAGCCGATCCGCACTACCGGGTTTCCGGCCGCATCCTCGTGCGCCGGCTCTCGCCGAACAGCTGCAAGATCGAAATCGACCGGCGTCCCGAGATCCTGCTTTCGCCGACGATGCTGGAACTGATGGGCTTCGAGATCGCCAATTGCCATTCCGACGATGCGGCAGCGGTTGCAGCGATCCTGAAGGATCTGGCGGTGCGGGGAAACGAATGGCTGCACGAGGCGGCAAGAGCCGCGGCATCGAGCGTCAGCGCCGAGCAGAAAGCCTATTCGCGTTCAGGCTAG
- a CDS encoding DUF1513 domain-containing protein has product MMRSAAINRRSFVKAAGLGFLATLTPRSLMALEQTDAVYASGIRAADGSFAIATVTERGEIVDQMMLPARAHGMAFSASTGKTVAFARRPGTFAMIFDPRNKGEPVAISSPEGRHFYGHGAFSPDGRLLYASENDFDGNRGMIGLYDATDRFTRIGEFETYGIGPHDMTVSEDGRLLVVANGGIETHPDFGRTKLNLGEMQPSLALIDAATGALVEKHVLPAEWAELSTRHVDLDGEGRIWFACQYEGHRKDLPPLVGHFAKGENLSFIDLPEETTRRLANYVGAIAVNRSEGLVGITSPKGGASVTIDARTGKVLAEATIPDAAGIAPAKSGFAVSSYDGDFLSTRSDVAWDQHIVRI; this is encoded by the coding sequence ATGATGCGAAGTGCCGCAATCAACCGACGCAGCTTCGTCAAGGCGGCCGGCCTCGGCTTCCTTGCCACCTTGACGCCAAGGTCGCTGATGGCGCTGGAGCAGACTGATGCGGTCTATGCCTCGGGCATTCGGGCAGCCGACGGCTCCTTTGCCATTGCGACCGTGACCGAGCGCGGCGAGATCGTCGATCAGATGATGCTTCCCGCCCGCGCCCACGGTATGGCCTTCAGCGCCAGCACCGGCAAGACGGTCGCCTTCGCGCGCCGGCCGGGCACCTTTGCGATGATCTTCGATCCCCGGAACAAGGGCGAGCCGGTCGCCATCAGTTCGCCAGAGGGCCGGCATTTCTACGGTCATGGCGCTTTCTCTCCCGATGGTCGTCTGCTCTATGCCAGCGAGAACGACTTCGACGGCAATCGCGGCATGATCGGTCTCTACGACGCCACCGACCGCTTCACCCGCATCGGCGAATTCGAGACTTACGGCATCGGTCCGCACGACATGACGGTTTCCGAAGACGGACGCCTTCTCGTCGTCGCCAATGGCGGCATCGAGACGCATCCGGATTTCGGCCGCACCAAGCTCAATCTCGGCGAGATGCAGCCGTCGCTGGCGCTGATCGATGCGGCGACCGGGGCGCTGGTCGAGAAACATGTGCTGCCGGCGGAATGGGCGGAACTCTCCACCCGCCACGTCGATCTCGACGGCGAGGGCCGCATCTGGTTCGCCTGCCAGTATGAAGGTCACCGCAAGGATTTGCCGCCGCTTGTCGGCCATTTCGCCAAGGGCGAGAATCTCTCCTTCATCGACCTGCCGGAGGAGACGACGCGCCGGCTAGCCAATTACGTCGGAGCGATCGCCGTCAATCGCAGCGAAGGCCTCGTCGGCATCACCTCCCCGAAGGGCGGCGCCTCGGTGACGATCGACGCAAGGACGGGCAAGGTGCTGGCCGAAGCGACCATTCCGGATGCAGCGGGCATCGCGCCGGCAAAGAGCGGCTTTGCCGTCTCCTCCTATGACGGCGATTTCCTGTCGACCCGCAGCGACGTCGCCTGGGATCAGCACATCGTGCGGATCTGA
- a CDS encoding imelysin family protein, which produces MRLWHPLLCLPLIGLATSAAAQTVAPPAGLNEDAVPAVMQRAVDEVIRPGYRNMQQSAARLTTAMKDLCSDGTQQTLDKAKSAFDDTIRYWSIIEIVQTGPVIQDNLFEHILFYPDRKGVGLKQVQALIAKADPKDATVDAIAGKSVALQGLTALEYVLYGNGSNDLVGQKNGFRCLYGQAVAGNIQREAGEVVAAWEKPDGVQASWKHTGPQSNDFMDNKEAVTALLGILVHGAENVRDQRLEQFYKGKDAAPRPRMAIYWRSKNTWKSMAANLEGLRTLWQKAGMAELLPPDKQPIAASIDEDFKSLLDSVPKLNPDIDVATGDAEKAKLDTLLADSRNLITRISDEYGAAIGLSAGFSFSDGD; this is translated from the coding sequence ATGCGCCTTTGGCACCCCCTGCTCTGCCTTCCTCTGATCGGCCTCGCCACATCAGCAGCCGCCCAGACCGTAGCTCCCCCGGCAGGGCTGAACGAGGATGCCGTTCCCGCCGTCATGCAGCGCGCCGTCGACGAGGTGATCCGTCCCGGCTATCGCAACATGCAGCAATCGGCCGCCCGGCTGACGACGGCGATGAAGGATCTTTGCAGCGACGGCACGCAGCAGACGCTCGACAAGGCGAAATCGGCCTTCGACGATACAATCCGCTACTGGTCGATCATCGAAATCGTCCAGACCGGACCGGTTATCCAGGACAATCTCTTCGAGCACATCCTGTTTTATCCCGACCGCAAGGGCGTCGGCCTCAAGCAGGTGCAGGCGCTGATTGCCAAGGCCGATCCGAAGGATGCGACGGTCGATGCGATCGCCGGCAAGAGTGTTGCGCTGCAAGGCCTGACGGCGCTGGAATACGTGCTCTACGGCAATGGCTCCAACGATCTCGTCGGGCAGAAAAACGGCTTCCGCTGCCTTTACGGCCAGGCGGTCGCCGGCAATATCCAGCGTGAAGCCGGCGAAGTCGTCGCCGCCTGGGAAAAGCCCGACGGCGTGCAGGCGAGCTGGAAACATACAGGCCCGCAGAGCAACGATTTCATGGACAACAAGGAAGCAGTGACGGCGCTGCTCGGCATTCTCGTCCATGGTGCGGAGAATGTCCGCGACCAGCGGCTGGAGCAGTTCTACAAGGGCAAGGACGCTGCGCCACGGCCGCGCATGGCGATCTACTGGCGCTCCAAGAATACCTGGAAATCGATGGCCGCCAATCTCGAAGGCCTGCGCACGCTCTGGCAGAAGGCCGGCATGGCCGAGCTTCTGCCGCCGGACAAGCAACCGATTGCCGCCTCGATCGACGAGGACTTCAAATCGCTGCTCGACAGCGTACCGAAGCTCAATCCCGACATCGACGTCGCCACCGGCGATGCAGAGAAGGCCAAGCTCGATACGCTGCTTGCCGACAGCCGCAACCTGATCACCCGGATCAGCGACGAATATGGCGCAGCGATCGGCCTTTCGGCCGGCTTTTCCTTTTCGGACGGAGATTGA